The Arcobacter porcinus sequence ATGAATATACAGGTTCAGCACCTATTGAAGTAGTTTTTGAATCTATTGCTGATACAAATAAAGAGACAAAAGTAGATTTTCCAAATATATTTTAAAAAAACTAGCTTTAAAATAATTTTTATGTAATAATTAAAATTACTAAAATATATTTTGGAGTAAATTATGAAAAATATGAAAAGAGCTTTCTCTTTGATTGAAATAATATTTGTAATTGTGATTTTAGGAATTATAGTCTCATTTGCTGCTCCAAAACTTATGGATACTAAAGATAGTGCTTTGGTATCAACTTTAAAAAGAGATATAACTACAACTATTAATGCTGTTCAAAGCTACTATTTATTAAATCAAAAGATTAATAGTCTTGAAGATGTTTTAACAATTGGCACAACAAATTGGGATATTGAAAAACTTTCAATGAAAGATAAAAACTCTTGTCTTAGATTAGATGTAATAAATAGTCTAAATGGTATAAAACTAGAACTAATAGTTGATCCAATAAAAGATTTGCCTATATGTAAGAAACTTCGTGAAAGTGGAGTTGAGTCAAAAACTTATGATGTATATTAAAAATATGCTATTGATTTAGGAAATTAATAGCATAAAATTCTTTTTTTTAACTGCAAAACACAATAATAAAAAATTTTAAAATTTAATTGATAATCATTATTAAATTAATATTTGCTTAAGTTTTTATCGTTAATATTCCGTTCATATTTATATCAATATCAATAACGATTATTAATATATAATAGAAAATATTACTATAAATTATAAAGAAGATAGAATAAAGGAATAAAATGAAAGTAAAAATAGCAATAGGTCTTGCTGCCGTACTATTAGCAGGAGTTAATATTAATGCAAATGAAACTACAAAATTAGATGATGTAAAAGTTGTAACATCAGCTTCTGGATTTGAACAAAATATATCAGATGCAGCTGCATCTATTTCAGTTATAACAGCAGAAGAGATAGAAAAAAAATCTTTTACAGATGTGACAGATGTTTTAAAAAATGTACCAGGTGTTTATGTAAATGGTGGAGGAAGTAATCAATCAATTTCTATTAGAGGTATGAGCTCAGATTATACTTTATATTTAATTGATGGAAGACCAATGCAAGATAATCAAGCATTTTCTCCAAATGGAAGTCATGCAGGTAACCCAATAAATTTTTTACCCCCATTGGAAGCTATTGAAAGAATTGAAGTAATAAGAGGACCTGCATCTGCACTTTATGGAAGTAATGCAATGGGTGGAGTAATTAATATTATTACAAAAAAACATCAAGATAAAGTTACTGCAAATATTAGTGTTGAGTATCTTAAAGCAGATAAATCAAATAGAGTGAATAATGATTCTAGAAATACTACTATGTATGTAAGTGTTCCTATGATAAAAGATAGATTATCAGTAGAACTTACTGCTGGGCTATTAGATACAGATGAGAGTGATTATGCAGTTGGAGGGGCTTTAAAAGCTGGATCGGATCCAGATTATAAAAGACAAAATTTAGGAACTAAACTTATATTTACACCTAATAGTAACAATACAATAACTGCTGGATATAACTATAAAGTTCAAGAAAGGACTTCAAATCCAGGTAAAAGTTTAGTTTCAACTGGAAAACAATCTTATCAAAAATCTATAAATTATGATTATTTTTTAAATCATGAAGCAAAATATGATAAATATTTAATTAATTCATATTTAAATTATGAGAAATCAGAAAATCCAACAAGAAAAAATGCTAATACTGGAAATGGTATTGAGATGGATACTATTACTTTAAATTCTCAAGGAACATATTTCTTTGATACAAACTCTTTAACAATTGGTGCAAACTATAAAAAAGAGAATCTTGAAGATGGTGCTACAAATGCAATTACTGTTGGTGGAATAAGAGATGACTCTATTACAAAAATGCAAAGATACCAATTTGCACTTTTTGCAGAAGATACTTGGAATACAAGTGAAGATTTAGCAATAACTTTAAGTGGAAGATATGATTATAATGAAGATTTTGGAAGTAATCTTTCTCCAAAAGCTTATGCTGTATATAGTCTAACAGATAGTTTAAATTTAAAATGTGGAATTACAACTGGATACAAAGCTCCTAGTTTAAGACAAGCAGCACCAGATTTTGCTGGAATTTCTGGAGGAGGTGGACCAGCTGTTGCTATGGTTGGTAATCCTGATTTAAAACCTGAAAAAAGTTTAAACTATGAGATGGGATTTGCTTATGATAATTCTGATTTAGGATTAGCAGGAAGTTTAATTGTTTTTCAAACAGACTATAAGAATAAAGTTCAAACTAGAGATGGTGTAAATCCAGATGGAACTAAACAAACAGTTTATAAAGGAGAAACTTATGCAGGTGGAGTTAAGTTTTATGAGAATGTTGATAAAGCTGAAATAAGAGGTATTGAGCTAACAACAGATTATAATATTTTAGAAAATTTAAAATATAGACACTCTTATACATATACAAATAGTGAACAAAAAACAGGTATGAATAAAGGAAAAACTTTAAATAATATTTCAAAACATATGTTTAATGCAGGATTAGATTGGGATCTTACAAGTAAGTTTTTATTATGGACTCAAGTAAATTATAGAGGAGAAACAGCAGGTAGTTGGAATAGAAATAATACTATTTTAACTAAAACACCTTCATATACTTTTGTTGATGTAGGAGCAGTTTATAAATATGATAAAAATTTAAGTTTTAATGTTGGAATGTACAATGTAGGTAATAAAAATGTATTAGAAGATGGAAATACAAATGTTTTAGATGGAAGAAAATATAGCTTTGCTATGAATATGAAATTCTAAAAGATAGAGATAAGAAGTAAGATTCAATAGAAAAATATTTTTTAAATACAGTTATATAATAAATTTTAATACTAATTATCATTTTATTAATATAGTGTTAAAATTACTTTGATAATATTCAAAATTAAAAAATAAGAGGAGCTTTTATGAATAAAAGAGCTTGTTGTAAAGCTATAAGGAAAGAGAATGCATAAGTCAATTTGGTTTCAAATACATTGGTTTTTAGGTTTTATTTTTGGTGTACTTCTTTTAATAATTGGAGTTAGTGGAGCTGTATTATCTTATGAAAAAGAGATTTTACAAGCAATAAATAAAGATACATATTTTGTAAAAGCTAAAGATAATCAAGTAAGATTAAATGAACCAGAGATATTAAAACTTTTTCAAAAGAGTAATCCAGAAGCAAAAATAAATAATATATATTTTTCTAGTAAAGAAGATAGTTCAATTAGATTAAATATTGTAAAAGAGGGTGAAAGAAAAGGTGCAAATATCTATTTGAATCCTTATACAGCTGAGGTTTTACCAGAAATTGTAGGAAAAGATTTTTTTATGTTTTTCTTTACTCTTCATAGATGGTTGGCATTTGATGGAGATTATAGAACAATTGGTAAGAATGCTGTTGCAATTGGAACAATAGTTGCAATATTATTAACAATTGGTGGAATAATAGTTTATTGGCCAAGAGTAAAAAGTAATTTCTTAAAAAGCTTTACTTTTAGTTTTAAACATAAGAAAAGAGCATTTTTATCAACAATGCATAGTGCTATTGGGATGTGGGTTGTACCATTTTTCTTACTTCTATGTTTAACAGGATTATATTGGTCATATGATTGGTATAGAAGTGCAATGTTTAGTGTAATGCAAGTTGAACAAACAAAAAGAGTTCCTCTTACAAAAGAGCAACAAGCAGAACAAAAAGCTCTACAAGCACAAGGAATTAACTATGAAAATATAGAAAAAGTAGTTAATATATTTAAAGAAAATGTTTCAAGAGATTATAAAAATGCAGGATTAAGAGTTGTACCAAGTACAGAAGGAACATACACAATAACTTATTTATATGAAGATGCTTATCATTATAGAGAGACAAATAGTATGGAGATTAATCCTCTTAATCAAGAGATAGTAGAAGAGACAAAATATGATGATAAAAAACTAAATGAAAAGATGATGAGCAGTATGTTGCCTCTTCATAGTGGAGAGTTTTTTGGTTGGTTTGGACAATTAGCTATGTTTGTATCTTCTGCTTTGATGGCACTATTTGTAATAACTGGATATATGCTTTACTATGATAGATGGAAAAAGAAAAAAGCAAAAGCTCAAAAACTAAAATCACAAAACTAATTTAGTAAGAGTATAACTCTTACTAAATTTAACTAACTAAACTATCAAAACTTTAACACTTTTTCATCTTTAGATTGATAAAATCAACTCAAAAAAAAATCAAAAGAAATAATATGACACAGACTCAAAACCGAGCAATTTGGATTTTAATAATATCATCATCTCTTATTCTTGCTATTACAATGGGAGTTAGACAATCTTTAGGACTTTTCATATCTCCTATAAATTCATCAAAATATTTAGATATTGTATCTATTAGTTTAGCTTTAGCTATTGGGCAGTTGGTTTGGGGAGTTGCTCAACCAATATTTGGAGCAATTGCTGATAAAAAAGGTTCTTTTGGAGTTTTGATTTTTGGAGCTTTAATTATGAGTTTAGGACTTATAATAACACCATTTATAGAATCAGAATTTTCATTGATATTAAGCTTAGGAATCTTAGTTGCAGCAGGAGCAGGGGCTGGAAGTTTTTCAATACTTATTGGTGCAACAGCAAAAAATCTACCTAGCAATAAACGCTCATTTGCAGGTGGATTTATAAATGCAGGTGGCTCTTTTGGACAATTTGTCTTTGCACCTTTAGCACAATATATAATAAATTTTTTTGGTTGGGTTTATGCAATGTTTGTTTTAGCTATTAGTACGCTTTTTACTATTCCATTAGCAAAAATATTAACAAAAAAAGAGCTAGTTGAAGAAAAAATTGTAGAAAATAGTGATACTAAATTAAAAGAGCAGTTAAAAATTGCTTTAAAAGATAGAAGTTATATATATTTATATATAGGATTTTTTACTTGTGGATTTCATGTTGCTTTTTTAGTAACACATTTACCATATGAAGTTGCGATGTGTGGACTTAGTGCAAATGTGTCTGCTTATTCTTTAGCATTAATAGGTTTTTTTAATATATTTGGTAGTTTATATGCAGGATATTTAGGAACAAAATATAAAATGAAATATATCTTGGCTTTAATATATTTCTCAAGAGCTTTAATGATAGTTATATATATTTTATCTCCTAAAACAGAGCTTACTTTTTATATATTTTCAATTGCTATTGGTTTTACATGGCTAGCAACTGTTCCTCCAACAGCTGGAATTGTAGGAAAACTTTTCGGAACAAAATATTTAGCTACTCTTTTTGGATTAACTCTTTTATCTCATCAAATTGGTGGTTTTTTTGGTGCATATTTAGGAGGAGTTTTTGTAGATAGTTATGGTAGTTTTTTATGGATGTGGTATATTGATATAGCCTTAGCTTTACTTGCTGCTATTATAAATCTTCCTATAAAAGAAGATAAGATATAGGAAACAAAACTGTTTCCTATAAGTGTTTAGTAGAACTCTACTCTAAAATTATTTAACAGCACTTTTTAAAACCACCACTGTTATATCTTCTATCTAGGCTCTCTTTAAAGAAATCTCCTCTACTTAGAACCTCTTTGTCTGGATGAGTTCTTTTCATATGCTCAAGATATTTCTCATAACTAGATAGTCCCACAAGGGGATGAAAAAACTTTTCAGATTTTTCATATAAATTTTTGATATGTTTAAACATATCAAGCCTTATTTAAACTATCAAGCTTTATATAAGGTGACTCTTTTAAAGGAATTTTTACTCTTCCTATACAAATACCAATTGTTGCAATAATTACTAAAGAAGTCGCAAACATAAAGAAAATAGCCAAAATAGCATTTACTATATTTGAAGATTTAATTTGACTAGCAATACTTATACTAGATTCAATTTTCTCTCTTTCTAATTTATCTGTAGTAATTAGTAGTTTAGCTTCAAGCTTTTCAATATTTTGTGATTGAATTTGAGCAGTAGCTACGTGACTTACAGCATTATGAACTCTATCTCCTTCTTTATAAGGAAGAACTTTTAAAATTCCACCATAAAGTGTTGCAGTTAAAACAAAAACAGCTGGAATAAGTGTAACCCAAGTATATTTTGCTTTTCCCATTTTAAATAGTATTGCAGTTGCAAGTAAAAGAGCCATTCCAGCTAACATTTGGTTACTTACTCCAAATAGTGGCCAAAGTGAATAAATTCCACCTCTTGGATCAATAGCTCCTTGATATAAGAAATAACCCCATCCAGCAACACTTAAAAAAGTTGCAATTATACCAGCTAAATAGTTATTTGTGTTTCCTAAAGGTTTATAAACATTTCCTAAAATATCTTGAACCATAAATCTACAAGCTCTTGTTCCTGCATCAACAGCAGTTAGAATAAACAATGCTTCAAATAAAATAGCAAAATGGTACCAGAATCCCATCATATCAATTCCACCAAATAATTCGTGAAGTACAAGTGCAACTCCAATAGCAAATGTAGGAGCTCCTCCTGTTCTTGATAAAATTGTCTCTTCACCAATATTTTTTGTTAGACCAATAATCTCTTCAGGACTTACAGAGAATCCCCAGCTAGAAATAGTTTGAGCAACTTGAACAATATCAGTTCCTATAAATGCAGCTGGTGAGTTTATTGCAAAATATAATCCAGGATGTAAAATTGTTGCACAAATTAAAGCCATAATAGCAACTGCACTTTCCATTAGCATTGAACCATATCCAACAGGTAAAGCATGAGTTTCATTTTCTAACATTTTTGGAGTTGTACCACTTGAAATTAGAGCATGGAATCCGCTAATAGCTCCACAAGCAATAGTAATAAATAAAAATGGGAAAATAGCTCCTGCAAATACTGGACCTGAACCATCAAAATATTGAGAGTTCATTTTTGGCATTTGAATTTCAGGTGCAACAATTACAATTGCAATAGCCATAAGAACTATAACACCAATTTTTAAGAAAGTTGATAAGTAATCTCTTGGTGCAAGTAAAAACCAAACAGGTAAAATTGCAGCAATAAAACCATAAGCCATCATAATAAAAGATAAAGTCACAGCATCAAAAGTAAATCTAGCTGCCCAAACTGGATCAGCTGCAATAACACTTCCATAGTGAATAGAAAAAATCAGTAAAATAAATCCTATAACTGAAGCTTCTCCTACTTTACCAGGTCTTATAAATCTCATATAAATACCCATAAAAATAGCTATTGGAATAGTCATAGCGATTGTAAATAATCCCCATGGAGAAACAGCAAGTGCTTTTACAACAACCATCGCTAAAATTGCAATAATTATTAACATAATTCCAAAAATAGCAAACATAGTTATTCCACCAACAAATGAACCTAATTCATCTTTGATAATTTCACCTAATGATTTACCATTTCTTCTTGAAGATATGAATAAAACTACAAAATCATGAACCGCCCCAGCAAAAACTCCACCTACAAGAATCCAAAGCATTGAAGGCAAATAACCCATTTGAGCAGCTAAAATTGGACCAACTAAAGGACCAGCTCCAGCAATTGCAGCAAAGTGATGACCAAATAAAACAGATCTATTTGTTGGAACAAAATCTCTTCCATCATCATTTATCTGAGCAGGTGTTGCTCTATTTTTGTCAAGACCTAAAACTTTATAAGCAACAAATCTTCCATAGAATCTATATGCAATCATATAGATACAAACAGCAGCTACAACTAAATACATAGCTGAAACAGTTTCACCTTGTTGAAGGGCTAAATACCCAAAACAAAGAGCACCTAAGATTGCAATTGCAATCCATAAGAGTTTATTCATATCCTTTTCCTTTATGTAAAATAATAAAAGAAAAGTATAGCAAAGATAATTTAAAAAATGAACTTAAAAGATAATTAAATTTAGTTTTTTATCTGTTTTTTTATGATAATTAAGTATAATAAAGAATATAAAAAACAAAGGACAAAAATGGGATTAGGTGTAGGAATAGTAGGACTTCCAAATGTAGGAAAAAGTACAACTTTTAATGCTTTAACAAAAGCACAGAATGCAGAGGCTCAGAATTACCCATTTTGTACTATTGAACCAAATAAAGCAATAGTTCCAGTTCCAGATGTAAGACTTGATGAGTTAGCAAAAATTGTTAATCCAGACAAAATCCAACATTCAACAATTGATTTTGTTGATATTGCTGGACTTGTTCGAGGAGCTAGTAAAGGTGAAGGTTTAGGAAACCAATTTTTATCAAATATTAGAGAAGTAGAAGTTATTTTACACATGGTAAGATGTTTTGAAGATGGAAATATTACGCACGTAGAAGGAGATGTAAATCCTTTAAGAGATATTGAGATTATAGAAACAGAGCTTATTTATGCAGATATTTCTCAATTAGAAAAAAAGATAGAAAGACTTAAGAAACAAGCAAAAGGTAGTAAAGAAGCAGCTTCTCAGTTAGTTATTGCTGAAGAGTTATATTCTCATATAGGAGAATTACAACCTGTTAAAACATTTGAAAAAATTGAAGATGAAGCTTTTGTTAGTTTAGATAAAGAGCTTAGATTTTTATCAAATAAAGATGTAATCTATGGAGCAAATGTAGATGAAGATACACTTAGCTCTGGTACAAATAAATATGTAGAGATGGTAAAAGAACATGCTTCAAATGTAGATGCAGATGTTATAGTTCTTTGTGCAAAAATAGAAGAAGAATTAGTTGGACTTTCAGATGAAGAAGCAAATGAGTTTTTAAATGAATTGGGAGTTAAAGAATCAGGTTTAGAGCAAATTATTCAAAAAGCATTTGATAAGCTTGGACTTCAAAGTTATTTTACAGCTGGAAAAGTAGAAGTTAGAGCTTGGACAATCAAGAAAAACACAAAAGCTCCACAAGCTGCTGCTGTTATTCATAATGATTTTGAAAAAGGATTTATCAAAGCAGAAGTTATATCATATGAAGACTTCATCAAATATGGTGGAGAAACAAAATGCAAAGATGCTGGTAAACTAAGATTGGAAGGAAAAGAATATATAGTGCAAAATGGCGATGTTATGCACTTTAGATTTAATGTATAAAAAACAAAATAAGGAGTTATATTGAATTTGCATGAAATATTAAAAAAAATTGAAAATTTATCTCCTTTACCTGAAACTATTGTAGAGATAGAAAAATATAAAAGAAAAGAAGAAAAAGAGATTGATGAGCTAAATGAGATTATCAATAAAGATGCTCTTTTAGTTACAACTATTTTGAAAATAGCAAATTCAGCTATGTTTGGTTTTAGAAGTAGAGTTGAAACACCTAAAAGAGCAATTAGCCTTTTAGGAATAAACTTTGTAATATCAGTTGCAATATCAACAGCTAGTCAAAAAATTATCATATCTAGTTTAAGCTCTTATGGACTTTCAAATGATGATTTTAAAAACTCTTCAAGTCTATCTTTAGCACTCACAAATCTATGGTTAAATAAACTTGATCCTGAATTAAGAGATAGTTTACTTTTAGCAACTTTACTTCAAGACATTGGAAAATTTATAATAAGTGATGTTTTAATCTCAAATGATAAAGCAAAAGAGTTTTTAAAAAAGTTAGAAGATAAAACAAAAAGTATTGAAGAGATTGAAAAAGAGTTTTTTGGTTTTTCAAGCTCTTATGTAACTGCACAAATATTTAAACATTGGAATCTGAGTTCAAATTTAATAAATAGTATAGAATTTATTGATAATCCAAAAAGTGCATCAGAAGATTATAAAAAGAAATCAATGATTTTAGATGTTATAAAAACCGCAACAGATATAAGAAATCCATTGAGTAAAGATGCAGTAAATAAAGCAATAGAAAAAGCAAAAGAGTATAATTTAAATTATAAAAGCTTAGAAAAATCTATAAAAAAATTAAAAAATAGAATAGAAAAATAGATATTTTAAAGGGGACCGTTCATAATTTTGTGTCAATTAGGTAAAATAAAAAATACCAAAGGACACAAAGATGAAAATAGAAATAGATGTAGAGCAATTTGCTAAAGATATAAAAGCTGGTAAAAGTATCGGTGGAGCAAATGGTGCTCTAGGCTCTTTAATCAAACAATTAACAGAAGCTGCACTTGCAGCTGAGATAGATTCACATCTTGCTCAAGATTTGAGTAATAATAGAAAAAATGGATATAGCTCAAAGACTATGAAAAGTGATCATGGAACATTCGAACTAGATGTTCCAAGAGATAGAAATGGTAACTTTGAACCAGAAATTGTAAAGAAAAATCAAACAACCATGACAAGTGAAATTGAAGATAAAATATTATCTTTGTTTGCACTAGGTAATAGCTATTCACAAATAGCAAAACATATAGAGGATTTTTATTGTGTAGGCTTCTCAAAAGCTACAATAAGTGCTGTAACAGATAAAATAATACCAATGCTTAATGATTGGAAAACAAGACCTCTAGAATCAGTATATCCATTTGTGTTTCTTGATGCAATTCATTATAAAGTAAAAGAAGATGGGAAATATATCGCTAAAGCTTTTTATACAGTTTTAGGAGTTAGAGTTGATGGTAAAAAAGAGGTATTAGGACTTTACTTGAATGAAAGTGAAGGAGCAAAGTTCTGGTTACAAGTTTTAACTGATTTACAAAATAGAGGTGTTAAAGATATTCTTATTGCTTCTGTTGATGGTTTAAAAGGATTTCCAGAAGCTATAAATTCTGTATTTCCAAATACCGAAGTACAACTTTGTATAGTTCATCAAATTAGGAATTCAATTAAATATGTTGGATCTATAAACCAAAAACAATTTGCACAAGAGTTAAAATCTGTATATCAAGCTTTTACAAAAGATGAAGCATTATATGAACTTGATAAACTTGAAGAAAAATGGGGTAAAAAATACCCTATAGTATTTCAATCCTGGAGAAATAAATGGGAAAATTTAACAGTTTATTTCCAATATCCTGAAGATATAAGAAGAGTAATTTATACTACAAATATTATTGAATCAGTACATAGACAATTTAGAACTTTAACTAAGACTAAGGGGGCTTTTCCAAATGATGATAGCTTACTAAAACTACTATTTATGGGTATAAAAAATGCTCAAGAAAAATGGACAATGCCAATTAGAAATTGGAGTTTAACTTTGTCTCAACTAGCCATCCACTTTGAAGGACGGCTTGATGATAGTTTAAATTTATGATAGAATTTTAGGACTTATCTGATGATGACACAGAATATTGAACACTACCTTTTAAAGTCCAAGCAAGATAATATCCCAAAGTTTTTCTATCTCTTCATTTTCAAGAGAAATTGCTGATTTATTAATAAAAAGCTCTTTTATTTTATTAATATCAAATCTTTTTGCTCTTATACAAGAGTTATGAACAGGAATAAAGCCTCTAACTAATGATAAATTAAAATCTATATTAATCTCACAGATTAAACACTCAAAATCAATATGTAATCTGCCCTCAAAATCTAAAATATTTAGATAAGATTCAATTATCGCTCTTAAAACATTTTGTTTATCAATCTTTCTTACGAGTTCTTCAAGATTAGTAAAATAAAATGAATCCAACTCTTCTATATCTTTTAAATGATTGTAAAATAGTTTTAGAAATCTTTGCCAAGCATACATTTTTTGGCTATTTAATATCCAAGGAAAACCTAGTTGCATAACATCTTTTAATCTTGGAATATTGGCTTTAGTAGTTTCTAGTTCAAAATCAATTTTATAACCAATATTTATATTTGAATGTCTAGCTCCATAAAACCTATAAGAGCTAATGAGTTCATTCTCACATAAAATTGTGACAATTAAATCATCGTCTTTTACAGGCTTTACATCAATTATATAACCTTGCATAAGATTATTGGTTTGCTTCCTCAATCATCTCATTTATCTCATCGATTAATTCAATAGCTTCTTCATCATCAACTTCATCATTTTCAATATCTTCTAAAAGTTGTTTAAACTCTTTTTTCATCTCTTGCATATTTTCTAGCTCTTCTTTAGTATCAGCATCATCTTTTTTTGAAGCAATTAACTCTAATAATTCATCTATATAATCATCAATATCATCTAAAACAACATTTTCTATTAATGCTTTTAACTCTAATTGTTTACTCATTTTTGTAACCTTTTGAAAAATTTTTGTATTATATCAAAAATAGCTAATTTCTTTTCTATGAAATTTATATAAACTTTTAGATATAATCATAAAACAAATTTTAAGGAGATAATATGGACTATTTTCAAGGTGTTTCAATAGCAAAAGCAGCAAATATTTTATATGATGGGAACATCACTAGTAGAACAATTACATTCCAAGATGGTTCTAAAAAAACTTTAGGAATTATGTTAGAAGGTGAATATGAATTAAATACAGTTAATAAAGAGATAATTGATATTCAAAGAGGAACTTTAGAGTTACTTTTACCAGCTTCAGATTGGAAAACTTTTGAGGGACCAGCTTCTTTTGAGGTTCCAGAAAATACAAAATTTAGATTAAAAGTACATTCTTTGGTTGATTATTGTTGTTCTTTTATAAAAAACTAAAACTTTTTAAATAGTGCACAAGCACTATTTAAACTACAAAACACTTAAATATAAACAAAAAACAAACATTTAAATATTTTTTAGCTAAGCTTCGTTTTATGAATAAAGAAGACTTTTTTATAAAACAGATACAAAATAGTAAGTATAATGGTGATGATGGAGCTTTTATTGATGGATATGTTTATTCAATGGATGCTTTTTTTGAAGATATACATTTCAAAAAAGAGTGGATAAAAGAGGGAAATATATCTTTAAAACAAATAGCTTATAAATCAATGCTTGTAAATATTTCTGATGCAATTGCTATGAATGCAAAGCCAAAATATGCACTTATAACTATTGCCATTCCTAAAACCTATACTCAAAATGAGTTAAAAGAGTTAGCAGATGGATTTAAAAAAGCAGCTCGTGATTATGATTTTGAGATAATAGGAGGAGATACTATTGAGAATCATAAATTAGATATTAGTATTACAATTATTTCCAAAACAGAAAATCCCATATATAGAAAAGA is a genomic window containing:
- a CDS encoding MFS transporter — protein: MTQTQNRAIWILIISSSLILAITMGVRQSLGLFISPINSSKYLDIVSISLALAIGQLVWGVAQPIFGAIADKKGSFGVLIFGALIMSLGLIITPFIESEFSLILSLGILVAAGAGAGSFSILIGATAKNLPSNKRSFAGGFINAGGSFGQFVFAPLAQYIINFFGWVYAMFVLAISTLFTIPLAKILTKKELVEEKIVENSDTKLKEQLKIALKDRSYIYLYIGFFTCGFHVAFLVTHLPYEVAMCGLSANVSAYSLALIGFFNIFGSLYAGYLGTKYKMKYILALIYFSRALMIVIYILSPKTELTFYIFSIAIGFTWLATVPPTAGIVGKLFGTKYLATLFGLTLLSHQIGGFFGAYLGGVFVDSYGSFLWMWYIDIALALLAAIINLPIKEDKI
- a CDS encoding PepSY-associated TM helix domain-containing protein, producing the protein MHKSIWFQIHWFLGFIFGVLLLIIGVSGAVLSYEKEILQAINKDTYFVKAKDNQVRLNEPEILKLFQKSNPEAKINNIYFSSKEDSSIRLNIVKEGERKGANIYLNPYTAEVLPEIVGKDFFMFFFTLHRWLAFDGDYRTIGKNAVAIGTIVAILLTIGGIIVYWPRVKSNFLKSFTFSFKHKKRAFLSTMHSAIGMWVVPFFLLLCLTGLYWSYDWYRSAMFSVMQVEQTKRVPLTKEQQAEQKALQAQGINYENIEKVVNIFKENVSRDYKNAGLRVVPSTEGTYTITYLYEDAYHYRETNSMEINPLNQEIVEETKYDDKKLNEKMMSSMLPLHSGEFFGWFGQLAMFVSSALMALFVITGYMLYYDRWKKKKAKAQKLKSQN
- a CDS encoding carbon starvation CstA family protein; translation: MNKLLWIAIAILGALCFGYLALQQGETVSAMYLVVAAVCIYMIAYRFYGRFVAYKVLGLDKNRATPAQINDDGRDFVPTNRSVLFGHHFAAIAGAGPLVGPILAAQMGYLPSMLWILVGGVFAGAVHDFVVLFISSRRNGKSLGEIIKDELGSFVGGITMFAIFGIMLIIIAILAMVVVKALAVSPWGLFTIAMTIPIAIFMGIYMRFIRPGKVGEASVIGFILLIFSIHYGSVIAADPVWAARFTFDAVTLSFIMMAYGFIAAILPVWFLLAPRDYLSTFLKIGVIVLMAIAIVIVAPEIQMPKMNSQYFDGSGPVFAGAIFPFLFITIACGAISGFHALISSGTTPKMLENETHALPVGYGSMLMESAVAIMALICATILHPGLYFAINSPAAFIGTDIVQVAQTISSWGFSVSPEEIIGLTKNIGEETILSRTGGAPTFAIGVALVLHELFGGIDMMGFWYHFAILFEALFILTAVDAGTRACRFMVQDILGNVYKPLGNTNNYLAGIIATFLSVAGWGYFLYQGAIDPRGGIYSLWPLFGVSNQMLAGMALLLATAILFKMGKAKYTWVTLIPAVFVLTATLYGGILKVLPYKEGDRVHNAVSHVATAQIQSQNIEKLEAKLLITTDKLEREKIESSISIASQIKSSNIVNAILAIFFMFATSLVIIATIGICIGRVKIPLKESPYIKLDSLNKA
- a CDS encoding type II secretion system protein — translated: MKNMKRAFSLIEIIFVIVILGIIVSFAAPKLMDTKDSALVSTLKRDITTTINAVQSYYLLNQKINSLEDVLTIGTTNWDIEKLSMKDKNSCLRLDVINSLNGIKLELIVDPIKDLPICKKLRESGVESKTYDVY
- a CDS encoding TonB-dependent receptor domain-containing protein; amino-acid sequence: MKVKIAIGLAAVLLAGVNINANETTKLDDVKVVTSASGFEQNISDAAASISVITAEEIEKKSFTDVTDVLKNVPGVYVNGGGSNQSISIRGMSSDYTLYLIDGRPMQDNQAFSPNGSHAGNPINFLPPLEAIERIEVIRGPASALYGSNAMGGVINIITKKHQDKVTANISVEYLKADKSNRVNNDSRNTTMYVSVPMIKDRLSVELTAGLLDTDESDYAVGGALKAGSDPDYKRQNLGTKLIFTPNSNNTITAGYNYKVQERTSNPGKSLVSTGKQSYQKSINYDYFLNHEAKYDKYLINSYLNYEKSENPTRKNANTGNGIEMDTITLNSQGTYFFDTNSLTIGANYKKENLEDGATNAITVGGIRDDSITKMQRYQFALFAEDTWNTSEDLAITLSGRYDYNEDFGSNLSPKAYAVYSLTDSLNLKCGITTGYKAPSLRQAAPDFAGISGGGGPAVAMVGNPDLKPEKSLNYEMGFAYDNSDLGLAGSLIVFQTDYKNKVQTRDGVNPDGTKQTVYKGETYAGGVKFYENVDKAEIRGIELTTDYNILENLKYRHSYTYTNSEQKTGMNKGKTLNNISKHMFNAGLDWDLTSKFLLWTQVNYRGETAGSWNRNNTILTKTPSYTFVDVGAVYKYDKNLSFNVGMYNVGNKNVLEDGNTNVLDGRKYSFAMNMKF
- the kcuS gene encoding KCU-star family selenoprotein, with translation MFKHIKNLYEKSEKFFHPLVGLSSYEKYLEHMKRTHPDKEVLSRGDFFKESLDRRYNSGGFKKCC